Within the Arthrobacter sp. V1I7 genome, the region CTGCAGTCCTGATGAAGGCGATCAGGTCCAATCGGGGTCCGCAGTGAACGAAGGTACAGCTTGATGGCGGGTATGCAGTGACGGCGTGGAGCATAGGAATCATCGGCCTGGCCGGTCTCGCCGCAGTCATCGCGGGCGCCTACTCCTCGCCGGCGGCCCTGCTCGCCGTCGCATGCCTCACGGCCCTCGGCATCGGAATCGGCTGGCCGCATTTCCTGGGGATCCCGGCCAGGAGGACACTGGCCGCCCTGATCGGCCTGCCCGGGGTGGGATCCGCCATCGCGGCCACCTATCTTCCCGCCCCGGGTTTCCTGGACTGGACCCCGTCCTTCATCGCCGCCGGGGTGATGGCCATCTTCGTCATGCAACTGCTCCGGGGCACCGGCCAGGCCCAGCGCCTGGAGTCGACGCTCGGCTCCTGCGCGGGTGTGATGCTGGCCTGTCTCGGAGCAGGGTGGATCGCCGGCTCCCGCTTCAACGGGGTCCGGGAGATGGTGCTGGTCGCGGGCATCAGCGCCGCAATGGCCCTTCTGGCGGGCCTCATCCGGTGGCCGGACCGGGTGGTCGCGCCGTTGGGTATTATCGGTGCCGGGCTGGCCGGCCCGCTCGCCGGGCTGGTTTTCTCCGACATCGCCGTATTGCCGGCGGCGCTCGTTGGCGTCGTCGTGGGATCCGTGCTGGTGAGTTTCCGCCGGCTGGTGGTCCTCCGCGGCGAATCCCTGGACTTCCCGGCGGCCCTGGGCATGGGCCTGGCCCCGGTCTCGGCCGTCGGTTCGTTGGCTTACTTCATAGACAAACTACTCATCTACTAACGCGTTAGGATGGCATCATGTCCGTACTTGCATTTGAGATCTTCTTCCTTGTTCTGCTTGGCATCGCCAGCCTTGCCATGGCCTGGTTCGCCGGCTTTGTGGTCTACCGCCTCTTCAAGGGCCAGAAGTAACCAGCCCGAAGTAGATATCCGTCCAGAACACGTAGTTTCCAGAGGTAGTTGCTGTGCCGATTGAAATACCTACAGATCTGACGCCCGAAATCGTGCCGCTTTCCTGGCTCATTGGGGAGTGGGAGGGTGCCGGCCGCCTGGGCGCCGGGGACGAGAGTTCCGAGCACTTCCTGCAGCACGTCTCCTTCACCCACAACGGCCTGCCGTACCTGCAGTACCGCGCCGAGAGCTGGCTGACCGATGATGAGGGCACCAAGCTGCGTCCGCTGACGGTCGAAACCGGATTCTGGGCCCTCGAGCGCAAGC harbors:
- a CDS encoding permease; the encoded protein is MTAWSIGIIGLAGLAAVIAGAYSSPAALLAVACLTALGIGIGWPHFLGIPARRTLAALIGLPGVGSAIAATYLPAPGFLDWTPSFIAAGVMAIFVMQLLRGTGQAQRLESTLGSCAGVMLACLGAGWIAGSRFNGVREMVLVAGISAAMALLAGLIRWPDRVVAPLGIIGAGLAGPLAGLVFSDIAVLPAALVGVVVGSVLVSFRRLVVLRGESLDFPAALGMGLAPVSAVGSLAYFIDKLLIY